Proteins encoded together in one Calditrichota bacterium window:
- the zapB gene encoding cell division protein ZapB has product MDIQTLDALDQKIARLLSKLTELQEENHKMSGELNTLRQQQAQATKDLEESRRRCETLEENQRDPQKEELIRTRISALLEKLEAA; this is encoded by the coding sequence ATGGACATCCAGACGCTCGACGCGCTTGATCAAAAGATTGCACGACTATTATCGAAACTGACTGAACTTCAAGAAGAGAATCACAAGATGTCCGGCGAGCTGAATACGCTTCGCCAGCAGCAAGCTCAAGCGACAAAGGACCTCGAAGAAAGCCGCCGCCGCTGTGAAACGCTGGAAGAGAATCAGCGTGATCCGCAGAAGGAAGAGTTGATTCGCACGCGGATTTCGGCATTACTGGAGAAGCTCGAAGCGGCGTAA
- the pheS gene encoding phenylalanine--tRNA ligase subunit alpha, whose translation MREQLEQVKLEAIAALNEAADLAALEQASIKYLSRKGVVAGLFKLMGKASAEERPALGQALNDLKNELEALEAARKSSLTPKSSGPSIDTTLPGRKTWIGSYHPLTIVMREITDIFRGMGFRVADGPEIELIKYNFDMLNTPPWHPSRDESDTVYLPNGFVLRTETSPVQIRTMEKQDPPVRIISPGRVYRRDRPDATHSPMFHQCEGLYVDKGVTMAELKGTLLSFYRELFGQQTKLRFRPHFFPFTEPSAEVDVSCPFCKGEGCRICKNTGWLEMGGCGMVDPNVLEGVGYDSEIYTGFAFGLGIDRVAMLRFGINNIRLLTDSDVRFLRQFSGITPR comes from the coding sequence ATGCGAGAACAACTCGAACAGGTCAAACTTGAAGCCATCGCCGCGCTGAATGAAGCCGCGGACTTAGCCGCACTCGAGCAGGCCTCGATAAAATATTTGTCGCGCAAGGGAGTCGTCGCCGGACTCTTCAAGCTAATGGGCAAAGCCTCAGCCGAAGAACGTCCAGCACTCGGCCAGGCCTTGAACGACTTGAAGAACGAACTGGAAGCTCTCGAAGCCGCAAGAAAATCATCATTGACTCCCAAGTCGAGCGGCCCTTCGATTGACACAACTTTGCCCGGGCGCAAGACGTGGATTGGGAGTTATCATCCGTTGACGATTGTGATGCGCGAGATCACGGACATTTTTCGCGGCATGGGATTTCGCGTCGCGGATGGTCCGGAAATTGAGCTGATCAAATACAACTTTGACATGCTCAACACTCCGCCGTGGCATCCGTCTCGCGACGAGAGCGATACGGTGTACTTGCCGAACGGCTTTGTGCTCAGAACGGAAACGTCGCCTGTGCAGATACGCACGATGGAAAAACAGGATCCGCCGGTGAGAATTATCTCGCCCGGCAGAGTCTATCGCCGAGACCGTCCGGATGCCACACACTCGCCGATGTTTCATCAGTGCGAAGGGTTGTACGTTGACAAAGGCGTAACAATGGCGGAACTGAAGGGCACGCTGTTGTCGTTCTACCGCGAACTTTTCGGTCAACAAACAAAGTTGCGTTTTCGCCCGCACTTCTTTCCGTTCACGGAACCCTCTGCTGAAGTCGATGTGTCATGTCCGTTTTGTAAAGGTGAAGGCTGCCGTATCTGCAAGAACACCGGCTGGCTCGAAATGGGCGGCTGCGGCATGGTCGATCCCAACGTGCTCGAAGGTGTCGGTTACGATTCGGAAATTTACACAGGTTTCGCCTTTGGATTGGGCATCGACCGCGTGGCCATGCTCCGCTTCGGCATCAATAACATTCGATTGCTCACGGACAGTGACGTCCGTTTCCTAAGACAATTCTCGGGCATCACACCCCGCTAA
- a CDS encoding sodium-dependent transporter: MSDTKPVKVRENWGTRVGVILAVAGSAVGLGNFLRFPTQAAVNGGGAFMIPYLLAMILLGIPLAWVEWTLGRYGGQHNHGTGPGVYHRIAKGRPWAKYLGIAAVFAPTIITFYYVYIEGWTLAFAYYSITGGFRDAIAAGEMGKFFAGFIGAESNVYFHNHTPAIGFFVLVFVINYVVMYKGIQGGIEKLTRIGMPILIICGILLAIRVLTLGTPDPTHADWNVTNALGFMWNPNWSALGDVKVWLAATGQIFFSLSVGMGCIMAYASYLRKDDDVVLSSLTATTTNQFVEVVLGGSIGIVAAAAFYGIAQAQTIAGSGSFSLGFVTMPLIFEEIPAGGLFAFVWFLLLFIAGVTSSVSLIQPAVTFLKDEMDMSHHRAVTIIGIANLLVTGFLVFTIQWGTLDEMDFWAATVCPVVAATIMVIFFSYILGVDKGFAEMEHGAALRVPKVYKFVLKFITPTYLIILLGIWMVQEWWPAIIMEKITDSATRNWIWVARAILFAVGALITWVILHANKNGKFPKLKEGDR; encoded by the coding sequence ATGTCGGACACAAAACCTGTAAAGGTGCGTGAGAATTGGGGCACTCGTGTGGGCGTCATTCTCGCAGTGGCGGGAAGTGCTGTTGGGTTAGGAAACTTCCTTCGCTTCCCTACTCAGGCGGCTGTGAACGGAGGCGGCGCGTTCATGATCCCCTACTTGCTTGCGATGATTCTGTTGGGAATTCCGCTGGCATGGGTGGAGTGGACATTAGGCCGTTACGGTGGTCAACACAATCACGGCACGGGTCCAGGAGTATACCATAGAATTGCCAAAGGAAGGCCGTGGGCGAAGTATTTGGGCATCGCGGCTGTATTTGCTCCGACCATCATCACGTTCTACTATGTTTATATCGAAGGTTGGACTCTAGCCTTCGCTTACTACTCGATCACAGGCGGTTTTCGCGATGCCATTGCCGCTGGGGAAATGGGTAAGTTTTTTGCGGGCTTTATTGGGGCGGAAAGCAATGTCTACTTCCACAATCACACGCCCGCGATTGGATTTTTCGTTCTTGTCTTTGTCATCAATTATGTGGTGATGTACAAAGGAATTCAAGGAGGAATCGAGAAGCTCACACGAATCGGCATGCCGATTTTGATCATCTGTGGTATTCTCTTGGCGATACGAGTTCTCACTTTGGGTACCCCCGACCCGACACATGCCGATTGGAACGTTACCAATGCGTTGGGCTTCATGTGGAACCCGAATTGGTCTGCACTTGGCGACGTCAAAGTCTGGCTTGCCGCGACCGGCCAGATATTCTTCTCTCTTTCGGTAGGCATGGGCTGCATCATGGCATATGCATCTTACCTGCGAAAAGACGACGACGTCGTCCTTTCAAGCCTCACTGCAACGACGACTAATCAATTTGTCGAAGTAGTTCTTGGGGGAAGTATCGGAATCGTTGCAGCGGCCGCTTTTTATGGAATCGCTCAGGCGCAGACTATTGCCGGAAGCGGTTCATTCAGTTTGGGGTTCGTGACGATGCCACTCATCTTTGAAGAGATACCGGCAGGCGGACTGTTCGCTTTCGTTTGGTTTCTCTTGTTGTTTATTGCGGGGGTCACGTCGTCTGTTTCACTGATTCAGCCTGCCGTGACGTTTCTCAAAGATGAGATGGACATGTCTCATCATCGGGCAGTCACGATTATTGGTATTGCCAATCTGCTGGTGACCGGATTTCTTGTCTTCACGATTCAATGGGGAACTCTGGATGAAATGGACTTCTGGGCGGCGACGGTCTGCCCAGTTGTGGCCGCGACTATTATGGTGATCTTCTTTTCTTATATCCTTGGCGTGGACAAGGGCTTTGCGGAAATGGAGCACGGTGCAGCTCTTAGAGTTCCGAAAGTATACAAGTTCGTCCTGAAGTTCATCACACCGACGTACCTAATCATATTGCTTGGCATCTGGATGGTGCAGGAATGGTGGCCCGCTATCATTATGGAAAAAATCACCGATTCCGCGACGAGAAATTGGATTTGGGTTGCGCGCGCAATACTATTCGCGGTTGGAGCTCTGATTACTTGGGTAATCCTCCACGCAAACAAAAACGGGAAATTCCCGAAGCTGAAGGAGGGTGACCGATGA
- the rny gene encoding ribonuclease Y gives MFDGNVYLVVALAAGSGIAAFLIGWFLSRSITKERLKASQQEAERIVADAHKEAETMYKEKMLELRAEQLKQQTALEDEMRNAKNEIARQERSIKDRDANLKNQRDEIEKKRKEVDRLLGQNTQKEKKLDEKESELDESLKRAQAELERAAGLSKDDALEQLKESLMTEAQNATAELIKNMRDEAKSTANREAREVIVSAIQRSAADHSVESTVSAVHIPNDEIKGRIIGREGRNIRAFEQATGVDIIVDDTPETVVVSGFDPFRREIARLALEQLMADGRIHPQRIEELVKKIEKEMEEKLMQIGEAACLEAGVTGLHREMVRLVGRLKYRTSYGQNILHHSVEVAHLSALMCAQLGFDAKMGRRAGLLHDIGKAIDRYTEGTHVEIGVELAKKYREPKIVINTIAAHHNDTEFISPIGVLVQAADAISGARPGARRETLELYVKRLQQLEEIASSFKGVQKTFAIQAGREIRIIVEPQKVNDSMAEMLATDIAKKVEEELEYPGQIKVTVLREFVASGLAK, from the coding sequence ATGTTCGACGGAAATGTATACTTAGTCGTTGCGCTTGCCGCAGGCTCAGGCATCGCAGCATTCCTGATTGGCTGGTTCTTGAGCCGTTCGATAACCAAAGAACGCTTGAAGGCTTCTCAACAAGAAGCCGAACGCATCGTCGCTGACGCCCATAAAGAAGCCGAGACGATGTACAAAGAGAAGATGCTTGAATTGCGTGCGGAGCAGTTAAAGCAGCAAACGGCGCTTGAAGACGAGATGCGCAATGCGAAGAACGAGATTGCGCGTCAGGAGCGTTCGATAAAGGATCGTGACGCCAATCTCAAGAATCAGCGTGACGAGATTGAGAAGAAGCGCAAAGAAGTGGACCGGCTGCTTGGCCAAAACACTCAAAAAGAGAAGAAGTTGGACGAGAAAGAGTCGGAGCTGGATGAGTCGTTGAAGCGGGCTCAGGCCGAACTTGAAAGAGCAGCGGGGTTGTCTAAGGACGACGCGCTTGAGCAGCTCAAGGAATCCCTGATGACCGAAGCTCAAAATGCGACGGCTGAGCTGATCAAGAATATGCGTGACGAGGCGAAGTCCACGGCCAACCGTGAAGCGCGCGAAGTTATTGTCTCGGCAATTCAACGCTCGGCGGCTGACCACAGTGTTGAAAGCACCGTCTCGGCGGTGCATATTCCCAACGACGAAATCAAAGGCCGCATTATCGGCCGCGAAGGCCGCAACATCCGCGCGTTTGAGCAGGCGACGGGGGTGGACATTATCGTCGATGATACGCCGGAAACGGTGGTGGTGTCAGGGTTCGATCCGTTCCGCCGTGAAATCGCGCGGCTCGCTCTTGAGCAACTCATGGCGGATGGAAGAATTCATCCGCAGCGCATCGAAGAGTTAGTAAAAAAGATCGAGAAAGAGATGGAAGAGAAGCTGATGCAAATCGGCGAGGCCGCCTGTCTTGAAGCGGGCGTGACTGGATTGCATCGCGAAATGGTCAGACTTGTCGGGCGGCTGAAATACCGCACGAGCTATGGCCAGAATATTCTCCATCACTCGGTTGAAGTCGCGCACTTGTCGGCATTGATGTGCGCACAGCTTGGTTTCGACGCCAAGATGGGGCGTCGCGCAGGTCTCTTGCATGATATCGGCAAGGCAATCGACCGCTACACTGAAGGAACACACGTCGAAATCGGCGTTGAATTGGCAAAGAAATATCGTGAGCCGAAGATTGTAATTAACACGATTGCGGCGCACCATAACGATACGGAGTTTATTTCGCCAATCGGCGTATTGGTACAAGCCGCTGATGCGATTTCAGGCGCGCGCCCCGGAGCACGGCGTGAAACGTTGGAACTCTACGTAAAGCGACTGCAGCAGCTTGAAGAAATCGCGTCGAGTTTCAAGGGTGTGCAGAAGACCTTTGCGATACAGGCAGGCAGGGAGATTCGGATCATCGTGGAGCCGCAGAAAGTAAACGATTCGATGGCCGAAATGCTCGCGACGGACATAGCGAAGAAAGTCGAAGAAGAACTCGAATATCCGGGTCAAATCAAAGTCACCGTATTGAGAGAATTCGTTGCCTCAGGTCTCGCCAAGTAA
- the thrS gene encoding threonine--tRNA ligase, which yields MSDLLLELEGGKSIAAQPGQKPIDFLPEGKDVGANGIFSSLLDGAIWDLHRPLVHGGKLTFIGFDSPEGKFVYWHSAAHLMAHAIKELWPESQLAIGPPIADGFYYDIDSPHVFTQEDFPVIEDKMREIAKRNLPLVRKDLKEDDALNLFRGMGEMYKIELINDLNEDLTVYEQGNFVDLCRGPHLDRTSRIKHFKILSVAGAYWRGDEKNKMLQRLYATAYPTKEMLEEHLHRLEEAAKRDHRKLGKQLDLFSFHGESPGAVFFHPRGQIIWDEITRYWRDKHAQFGYKEIRTPFLMNEELWHKSGHYEHYRENMYFSEVDEQSFALKPMNCPGHCLIYGTHQVSYRDLPLKLCELGTVHRYEKSGVLHGLFRVRVFTQDDAHIFVTPDQIEEEVGKVVKFIFDMYRDFGFEEFKVELSTRPESRVGSDEVWDKAETALANALQQLGVEYKINPGDGAFYGPKIDFHIKDAIGRTWQCGTVQCDFSMPSRFDLEYVGADGQRHTPVMLHRALLGSMERFIGILIENYAGDLPLWLSPEQIRVLPVSDKTIEYAQKVTDELLAQGIRATLDDRNEKLGFKIRDGELNKIPYLAVIGPKEAESGQVSLRRRKEGDLGGMSVSDTAERLLNDIRSRATH from the coding sequence ATGTCTGACTTACTGCTCGAACTCGAGGGCGGCAAATCGATTGCCGCGCAACCCGGTCAAAAGCCGATTGACTTTCTTCCTGAAGGCAAGGACGTCGGTGCAAACGGGATATTTAGTTCTTTGCTGGATGGAGCCATTTGGGATTTGCACCGTCCGTTGGTTCACGGCGGCAAGCTGACGTTCATCGGCTTCGACAGTCCCGAAGGAAAATTCGTTTACTGGCATTCCGCCGCGCACTTGATGGCCCACGCAATCAAGGAGCTCTGGCCCGAATCGCAGCTTGCGATCGGACCGCCGATTGCCGACGGATTTTATTACGATATCGATTCTCCGCATGTCTTCACGCAGGAAGATTTCCCCGTGATCGAAGACAAGATGCGCGAGATCGCCAAGCGCAATCTGCCTTTGGTTCGCAAGGACTTGAAAGAAGATGACGCGCTGAATCTGTTCCGCGGGATGGGGGAGATGTACAAAATCGAACTCATCAACGATCTCAACGAAGATCTGACCGTCTACGAACAAGGGAATTTCGTTGATCTTTGCCGCGGCCCGCATTTGGACCGCACCAGCCGCATCAAGCATTTCAAAATTCTCTCGGTAGCCGGAGCCTATTGGCGTGGCGATGAGAAGAACAAGATGCTGCAGCGGCTTTACGCGACGGCTTATCCGACTAAGGAGATGCTGGAAGAGCATTTGCACCGGTTGGAAGAAGCGGCCAAGCGTGACCATCGTAAGCTCGGCAAGCAGCTCGATCTTTTCAGTTTCCACGGCGAATCTCCCGGCGCGGTGTTCTTTCATCCGCGTGGTCAGATTATCTGGGACGAGATTACCCGCTACTGGCGCGACAAGCACGCGCAGTTCGGCTACAAAGAGATTCGCACTCCGTTCTTGATGAATGAAGAGTTGTGGCACAAGTCTGGGCACTACGAACACTACCGCGAGAATATGTATTTCTCGGAAGTGGATGAACAGTCCTTTGCACTGAAGCCGATGAATTGCCCTGGCCACTGTTTGATCTATGGCACTCATCAGGTTTCCTACCGCGACTTGCCGTTGAAGCTCTGTGAACTTGGCACGGTGCATCGCTATGAAAAGAGCGGCGTTCTGCACGGTCTCTTCCGTGTGCGGGTGTTTACTCAAGACGATGCGCATATCTTCGTGACGCCCGATCAGATCGAAGAGGAAGTCGGCAAGGTCGTCAAGTTCATCTTTGATATGTACCGTGATTTCGGTTTTGAAGAGTTCAAGGTTGAACTCTCAACTCGGCCAGAGTCGCGAGTGGGATCTGACGAAGTTTGGGATAAAGCCGAAACCGCGCTCGCCAATGCCTTGCAGCAATTGGGGGTCGAGTACAAAATCAATCCCGGTGACGGAGCGTTCTACGGACCGAAGATCGACTTCCACATCAAGGACGCGATCGGCAGAACGTGGCAATGTGGAACCGTGCAATGCGATTTCTCGATGCCGTCGCGTTTTGATTTGGAATACGTCGGCGCGGACGGTCAACGTCACACTCCCGTGATGCTGCACCGCGCGCTGTTAGGGTCGATGGAACGGTTCATCGGAATTCTGATTGAGAACTATGCCGGCGATTTGCCGCTGTGGTTGTCTCCAGAGCAGATCCGAGTGCTTCCGGTCTCCGACAAGACGATTGAGTATGCTCAAAAAGTCACCGACGAATTGCTTGCTCAGGGCATCCGCGCGACGCTGGATGACCGCAACGAAAAACTGGGCTTCAAGATTCGTGACGGTGAATTGAATAAGATTCCGTACCTTGCCGTAATCGGACCCAAAGAGGCCGAAAGCGGACAGGTTTCGCTGCGCCGCCGCAAAGAAGGAGATCTCGGCGGCATGTCCGTCTCGGACACGGCAGAACGACTGCTGAATGACATTAGATCTCGCGCTACGCATTAA
- a CDS encoding phenylalanine--tRNA ligase subunit beta gives MLLSYKWLSEFVDIPVSPEELGDVLTWLGLEIESVNVYKPALENVVIGEVVECAHIEGTDHLSITQTNVGGETLSIVCGAPNVRVGLRVAVMLAGSTTASGMTIKKAKLRGHVSNGMLASEEELGLAPSHAGIIELPHAWEVGAPASKYLDLQDTVYDVEITPNRPDFLSHIGVARDIAAKFKIPWKRKEYPIIESKREATEYVKVVLDAPDACPRYMAKVITGVKIGPSPFDVAIRLLRCGIRPISNIVDVTNYVMLESGQPLHAFDARFLAEHEIRVRYAQDGEKFITLDEKEHKLSSSDLLIADAKHGVALAGIMGGLNSEIREDTADVVLECAYFDPVHVRRTAKSLGMSTDSSRRFERGCDPNQVPLVAESAISLMQQWGGGEVWSGAVDAYPKPIVPVEISFRPERTSALIGVDYELPEIADILTRLGCDVKKSAAVWTVHAPTHRPDLEREVDLIEEVVRVNGYDKIPSAETSRVVLSGQDDPDHTIRRKVEDILVGQGFHQALSLSMWNPEARLDPPGMPEGVLLGNPVTDEMRYLQGSVLPPLFRAAAANFERGDRDVRLFETTRVFQNGNSEDPRTWERRIVAGLMTGKRRATNWEPSKDSIDYFDLKGLLEILATRLTLDNYHINCYALDTSGLLSGELTISGVKAGSFGIWPKSVCAPLDIDADVAWFELDLGALRGQRKSEFRFEPLPKFPVAWRDLALVVDNAVSYADLANTIRESGGPLLKSLWPFDVFVSDKLGSGKKSIAIRLEFLHPDRSLDASEVEELIQTILNKLQEKHSAILR, from the coding sequence ATGTTACTCAGCTATAAATGGCTTTCTGAATTCGTAGACATTCCGGTTTCTCCCGAGGAGCTGGGCGACGTCTTGACGTGGCTTGGGCTCGAGATCGAGTCAGTAAATGTTTACAAACCCGCGCTCGAAAATGTCGTGATCGGCGAAGTGGTCGAGTGTGCGCACATCGAAGGCACGGATCACCTTTCGATAACACAGACCAACGTCGGCGGAGAAACACTCTCAATTGTTTGCGGCGCTCCGAATGTGCGTGTTGGCTTGCGCGTTGCCGTGATGCTCGCTGGATCGACGACCGCCAGCGGCATGACCATCAAGAAGGCGAAACTGCGCGGCCATGTGTCGAACGGAATGCTCGCCTCCGAAGAAGAGTTGGGACTGGCTCCGTCGCATGCGGGTATCATCGAGTTACCGCACGCATGGGAAGTCGGCGCGCCGGCATCCAAATATCTGGATCTGCAAGACACGGTTTACGACGTCGAGATTACGCCGAACCGCCCGGATTTTCTTTCGCATATCGGCGTCGCGCGCGACATCGCCGCGAAGTTCAAGATTCCGTGGAAGCGCAAAGAGTATCCGATAATTGAATCAAAAAGGGAAGCAACGGAGTACGTGAAGGTCGTGCTCGATGCGCCCGATGCCTGCCCACGATACATGGCGAAAGTGATTACCGGCGTGAAGATCGGTCCGTCGCCGTTTGATGTCGCTATTAGGCTCTTGCGCTGCGGGATTCGCCCCATTTCAAACATCGTTGACGTGACCAACTACGTCATGCTCGAATCGGGACAGCCGCTGCATGCCTTTGACGCGCGCTTCTTGGCCGAGCATGAGATTCGTGTCCGCTATGCGCAGGACGGAGAAAAGTTCATTACGCTCGATGAGAAAGAACACAAACTTTCATCGTCGGACTTGTTGATTGCCGATGCCAAACACGGCGTCGCTCTGGCCGGAATTATGGGCGGCCTAAACAGCGAAATCCGTGAAGACACGGCCGACGTCGTGTTGGAATGTGCGTACTTCGATCCCGTACACGTGCGCCGCACAGCAAAATCTCTGGGTATGTCGACAGACTCTTCGCGAAGATTCGAGCGCGGCTGTGACCCTAATCAAGTTCCGCTGGTCGCCGAGTCTGCAATATCCTTGATGCAGCAGTGGGGTGGAGGCGAGGTTTGGAGCGGCGCGGTGGATGCCTATCCAAAACCTATTGTTCCGGTGGAAATCTCTTTTAGACCGGAGCGCACGTCCGCTCTGATCGGAGTCGACTATGAACTGCCTGAAATCGCGGACATCCTAACCCGGCTCGGCTGCGACGTGAAGAAAAGCGCTGCGGTTTGGACAGTGCATGCTCCGACACATCGTCCCGATTTAGAACGCGAAGTCGATCTGATTGAAGAGGTCGTGCGCGTCAACGGCTACGACAAAATTCCCTCGGCGGAAACCAGCAGGGTAGTGCTCTCGGGGCAAGATGATCCCGACCACACAATTCGCCGTAAGGTCGAAGATATTCTTGTTGGACAAGGATTCCATCAGGCCTTGTCTTTGTCGATGTGGAACCCAGAGGCACGCCTCGATCCTCCCGGAATGCCCGAGGGCGTCCTGCTTGGGAACCCTGTAACCGATGAAATGCGTTACTTGCAAGGCAGCGTCCTACCACCGCTGTTTCGGGCTGCCGCGGCGAATTTCGAGCGGGGTGACCGCGATGTTCGGCTTTTTGAGACCACCAGAGTCTTCCAGAATGGCAACTCGGAAGATCCTCGCACGTGGGAACGGCGTATCGTGGCTGGCCTGATGACTGGAAAACGTAGAGCCACAAATTGGGAACCGTCTAAGGATTCAATTGATTACTTTGACTTAAAGGGCTTGCTCGAAATATTAGCGACGCGGCTAACCCTTGACAATTATCATATTAATTGCTATGCTCTTGATACTTCGGGGCTTCTGTCCGGAGAGCTCACGATTTCGGGAGTAAAGGCAGGTTCATTTGGTATCTGGCCAAAGTCGGTATGTGCTCCCTTGGACATCGACGCTGATGTTGCCTGGTTTGAACTCGATCTCGGTGCATTGCGCGGGCAAAGGAAATCTGAGTTCCGGTTTGAGCCTCTTCCCAAGTTCCCGGTTGCATGGCGCGATTTGGCACTCGTGGTGGACAATGCTGTCAGCTATGCGGATCTGGCAAACACAATTCGTGAATCCGGCGGTCCGTTGCTTAAGTCGCTGTGGCCATTTGATGTCTTTGTCAGCGATAAACTTGGTTCCGGCAAGAAGTCGATTGCGATCCGCCTCGAGTTTTTGCATCCCGACCGGAGTCTTGACGCCTCCGAAGTGGAAGAACTGATTCAAACGATTCTAAACAAACTACAAGAAAAACACTCAGCCATTTTGCGCTGA
- a CDS encoding GNAT family N-acetyltransferase codes for MTKAELEVIRFRQMQSSDLTTFLQLGSLTCGSLHRTANQDDADLLQRFTGFVKEYAFRPESEVWIAHSHSDPYIGHLWLYRTYNRFNGNKELWVWDISISERERGQGIGKILMGYAEKRAVDLDCRELWLLVAEDNEVAKHLYESSGFYRKAQMLKRDL; via the coding sequence ATGACAAAAGCAGAATTAGAGGTTATCAGATTCCGACAGATGCAATCGTCGGACCTCACTACCTTTCTTCAACTTGGGAGCTTGACCTGTGGTTCCCTGCATAGGACGGCAAATCAAGATGATGCTGACCTTTTGCAGCGGTTCACCGGTTTTGTGAAGGAGTATGCTTTTCGCCCAGAAAGCGAAGTCTGGATCGCACACTCCCACTCCGATCCTTACATTGGACACTTATGGCTCTACCGAACATACAATAGGTTCAATGGAAACAAAGAATTATGGGTTTGGGACATCTCAATCTCTGAGAGAGAAAGAGGCCAAGGAATTGGCAAGATCTTGATGGGATATGCGGAAAAACGTGCGGTTGATCTGGATTGCAGGGAATTGTGGCTACTTGTTGCCGAAGATAATGAAGTCGCGAAGCACCTTTACGAGTCGAGTGGCTTTTATCGAAAGGCCCAGATGCTCAAGCGAGACCTATGA
- a CDS encoding cell division protein ZapA — MTDLLQEGTQDDAVEVKIFDRAYRLRRTADPGYLRKVAQIVDARMKLVHGADRTRPAGDLAVLAALQLAHELTEAKSELNDRTQKLEERAQQMSIELEAKLRELGA, encoded by the coding sequence ATGACTGATTTGCTTCAAGAAGGCACACAGGATGACGCGGTTGAAGTTAAGATTTTCGACCGCGCTTATCGGCTAAGGCGGACCGCCGATCCCGGCTATTTGCGCAAAGTTGCGCAGATCGTAGATGCTCGAATGAAGCTGGTACATGGGGCGGATCGGACGCGTCCGGCCGGCGATCTGGCTGTGTTGGCCGCGTTGCAGCTTGCTCATGAGCTGACCGAGGCGAAGTCAGAGCTAAATGACCGGACGCAAAAACTTGAAGAGCGGGCGCAGCAGATGTCTATAGAATTAGAAGCCAAACTACGTGAGTTGGGAGCGTGA
- the rplT gene encoding 50S ribosomal protein L20: protein MPRATNNPATRRRKNKVFKAAKGYIGRRGTLIRAATETVEKGWARSFGDRRKKKGLYRSIWVVRINAAAREHGLSYSRFISGLKQQGIALDRRQLAELAVNDPQGFEHLTNIVKAA from the coding sequence ATGCCGAGAGCAACAAATAATCCCGCGACTCGCCGTCGCAAAAATAAAGTCTTCAAGGCTGCGAAGGGCTACATCGGCCGTCGTGGCACGTTGATTCGTGCGGCGACTGAGACGGTAGAAAAAGGATGGGCGCGCAGTTTCGGCGACCGTCGCAAGAAAAAAGGTCTGTACCGCAGCATCTGGGTTGTGCGTATTAACGCCGCTGCTCGCGAACACGGCCTGAGTTATTCGCGATTTATCAGCGGGCTGAAGCAGCAGGGAATCGCCCTCGACCGTCGTCAGCTCGCCGAATTGGCCGTGAACGACCCGCAAGGATTCGAGCACTTGACCAACATAGTCAAGGCCGCCTAA
- the rpmI gene encoding 50S ribosomal protein L35, with protein sequence MPKMKTKRSMAKRCKVTGSGKIVFYKTRRRHKLTHKTAAHKNRLTGTVVFEGGEETKVKRMMAMA encoded by the coding sequence ATGCCGAAGATGAAGACTAAGCGTTCAATGGCGAAACGCTGCAAGGTAACTGGCAGTGGAAAAATCGTCTTCTACAAGACGCGCCGTCGTCACAAATTGACGCACAAGACCGCCGCGCACAAAAATCGTTTGACGGGTACCGTTGTCTTTGAGGGCGGCGAAGAGACCAAAGTCAAGCGTATGATGGCGATGGCATAA
- a CDS encoding translation initiation factor IF-3, with amino-acid sequence MRSAAPTNKANATRINEKIVAPEVRVIGSDGEQIGVMHPSKALDLARAEELDLVEIAASATPPVVRIMDFGKFKYSVSKKDKSSRKKSASSTLKTIRLSPSTDEHDLMTKARMARRFIEEGSKVKVSIWFRGRMITHQEFGVRMMERIAQEVAEVAKVEAPPKMEGHNQMIMMLIRK; translated from the coding sequence CTGCGCTCAGCTGCACCGACTAACAAGGCAAACGCGACCCGTATCAACGAGAAGATTGTTGCACCGGAGGTGCGTGTCATAGGTAGTGACGGCGAGCAGATCGGAGTAATGCATCCATCCAAGGCTCTCGATTTGGCGCGGGCAGAGGAATTGGATTTGGTCGAGATCGCGGCGTCGGCGACTCCGCCCGTTGTTCGCATCATGGACTTCGGAAAGTTCAAGTATTCCGTCTCCAAGAAGGACAAAAGTTCGCGCAAGAAGTCGGCCAGTTCGACTCTTAAGACGATCAGGCTTTCTCCTTCGACGGACGAGCACGATTTGATGACAAAGGCCCGCATGGCACGCCGTTTCATCGAAGAAGGCTCGAAAGTGAAAGTATCCATCTGGTTTCGCGGCCGTATGATCACTCACCAGGAATTCGGTGTCCGGATGATGGAACGAATTGCCCAGGAAGTTGCGGAAGTCGCGAAAGTTGAGGCCCCGCCAAAAATGGAAGGGCACAACCAGATGATCATGATGTTGATTCGTAAATAA